The sequence below is a genomic window from Candidatus Taylorbacteria bacterium.
TATCATCAGCTTTTTTATCAATGTCGGCACGGCATCAAGCCTCTATGTCCTTCTGTCTCAAGCGCACTTTGGCCACCATGTTATTCTCGGGAACATAAGCGCGCTCGCCGGAACTGTCGTGGCGCTTTCGATAAACTTTTTAGGTTACAAATTTCTTGTGTTTAAAAAAAATGACGTTCCAGCAAATTAAATTGAGGACGAAATCTATTATAGTCTCGCCGGATCGGGCGCTCATGCTTATAATTCTTTCTGTTTCTCTCATTTTGATGCTGATTTACATTTTCAGGCCAACTATCATTTGGTGGGATTCTTCAATCTATATCGGCATGGGAAAATGGCTTTTTTCTCATGGGGGAGTGGGCTATTTTGAGCCTTCTAGACCTCTCCTCTGGCCATTTGTACAGGGGCTTATATGGAAAGCTGGGATCGACAATCAGATAACTTCGAGAATCCTTGAAGTTTTTTTTGCTCTCGGTGCCATTTACGTTATTTATCTAATTGGCGAAAGAGTTAAATATGGCTCCGGAATAATTGCTGCTGCCCTGCTTTCCGTGACTCCATTTTTCTTTAGCTTCACCAATGTCGGTCTTACTGATATTCCGACGATTTTTTTTACTCTCCTTGCTTTTTATCTTTTACAAAAAGACCTCATGGTTTGGTCAGGATTTTTTGCTGGCCTTGCTTTTCTTTTTCGTTTTCCCCACGCTCTCTTTATCATCTCAATTTTTCTATTTTTCGCCACTGAATTTGTTATCGAAAGAAATTTTACGACTACGATTAAAAGAGCTCTGCGTTTCGGCATTGGGTCTGCGATTTTGGGGATTCCTTTTTTTATTTCAAACTATATTCTCTATGGGGACATTCTGTTTCCTCTTAAGGCAGGTGTTGTCCTTGTCGGAATTGACCCGATTCTCCAGTCTCAATATTTCTACTATGTGACAAATATCCTGTCGCAAAATCGCCTCCTCATTTTTGCACCTTTGGCTCTCATCCCACTCCTGCGGAAATCGTGGAGGGAAAACTTGAAAGAACGGAAGCATCTGATTGCCATTTTTTTGATTGCTCTTACATATATAGTCTATTTCTCGCATACTCCGCACAAGGAAATACGCTACGCCATAGGATTCCTACCATGGATTGCTCTTCTTACTGGCATCGGAATTAGCTCTCTCAACTTCGGAAAGAAAACACTTTTAGTTCTCGTAACGGCCGGTTGCATTTGGCTCGAAATAGGAAACATCAACCATATCAAGGGAGAGTTACCACTCGAGCCAGAAAGAAGTGATTACTACGAATTTTTTAAAAACAAGAATGGAAAAAAGGTCATCACATCGTCTCCCATGATTTTGTCGGTATCTGACGTGAAATTGATTGGCGTATTTGATGCCTGGGACGGCATTCTCGGAAGCTATACATCGCAAAAGGAAAATTCCGACTATATCGCACTCGACACCTGCGGACTATCCTGCTCGGACGGCAACTGCGCTTCGAAAGACATTCTTCTTTCGAAATTGAAAAACGAAGCGACAGTAGAGCTCGAACGAACGGTAGGAAATTGTAAACTTTCGATTTATAAGGTTAAATAAAATTACTTATGAAAATACCCTCTAAAATCCCCGAGAATGGGTTCTACTATCATTACAAACACGATCCTAATAGTACCGTAAATAATTATGCCTATGAGTTTATTGGAGTCGGGTGTCATACGGAAGAAGACTGCCGAAAAGAAGATTCGAACATGGCTGTATACCGACCGCTTTACGAATCATCTGCTTACAACGCGGGAAAATTTTT
It includes:
- a CDS encoding glycosyltransferase family 39 protein, coding for MTFQQIKLRTKSIIVSPDRALMLIILSVSLILMLIYIFRPTIIWWDSSIYIGMGKWLFSHGGVGYFEPSRPLLWPFVQGLIWKAGIDNQITSRILEVFFALGAIYVIYLIGERVKYGSGIIAAALLSVTPFFFSFTNVGLTDIPTIFFTLLAFYLLQKDLMVWSGFFAGLAFLFRFPHALFIISIFLFFATEFVIERNFTTTIKRALRFGIGSAILGIPFFISNYILYGDILFPLKAGVVLVGIDPILQSQYFYYVTNILSQNRLLIFAPLALIPLLRKSWRENLKERKHLIAIFLIALTYIVYFSHTPHKEIRYAIGFLPWIALLTGIGISSLNFGKKTLLVLVTAGCIWLEIGNINHIKGELPLEPERSDYYEFFKNKNGKKVITSSPMILSVSDVKLIGVFDAWDGILGSYTSQKENSDYIALDTCGLSCSDGNCASKDILLSKLKNEATVELERTVGNCKLSIYKVK
- a CDS encoding DUF1653 domain-containing protein, which codes for MKIPSKIPENGFYYHYKHDPNSTVNNYAYEFIGVGCHTEEDCRKEDSNMAVYRPLYESSAYNAGKFFDLRPLSMWMGDVTKDGKTFPRFSKITEINTITELTKVKDMMYP